The following nucleotide sequence is from Sphingomonas panacisoli.
GTAGCCCGCCCGCGATCTGACGAAGCCGATAAAATCGTTTTCCTACAACAAACCAGATAGGATAACTGAATCGTTCTCATCCAACCAAGGAGAACGACATGGCTATCCTCGATGCGATCGTCGGACCGATCGCCGGGCTGCTCGACAAACTCATTCCCGACCCAAAAGCGCGCGACGAGGCGAAGCTCAAGCTGCTCGAGCTGCAGGGCAGCCAGGAGATGGAGGCGACCCGCACGCAAATCTCGGCGATCATGGCGGAGGCGCAGTCGGCCGATCCCTGGACCAGCCGCGCGCGACCGAGCTTTCTCTACGTGATGTACGCGCTGCTGCTATGGGCGATCCCGATGGGGCTGATCGCCGCGGTCCAGCCGCAAATGGCGAAGGATATCGCGAGCGGCATGAACGCCTATCTCAACGGGATCCCGGAGCCGCTCTATGCGCTCTTCGGTACGGGCTATCTCGGCTACACCGTCGCGCGGCAATGGGGAAAGGCGAAGGGGATCGACAAGTGAATGCGGTAGCGCGTGCCAGCGGCGATGCGGCGATGCGGCGATCCGGCGATCCGGCGGTGCAGTCAGCGGGCCTTCGGCAAGCCCGGCGCCGGTCCGACCGCATCTTCCGTCGATCGGAACATCGCGGCTAGTGTAAACTTGGTGTCAACTTAGGGATCGTCGCGCGCAGCAAATCGTCGGCCGGCGCGCTGTCTGTCGGCGAGGGTCGGACGTTCCTCAAGCTGACGAGCCTCCAGGAGTCACATCGAGAGAGCGCCGCGCAAAGAAAACCGCGGCGACCTCTCGGTCGCCGCGGCAATCTTTTCGTCACGAGCCCGAAGGCTCGATCGGATATGGCTTACGCGAAGCGAACGCGCGGCGTCTGGCGACGCGTGCGGAGCATGCCGCCCATCGCGCCGAAGCCGAGGAGCATCAGGCCCCACGTCGCCGGCTCCGGAACCGCCGTCAGATTGGCCGTGCCGTTGAAGTTCGACCCGTTGCCACCAGTGAAGGCCAGCGTGTAACGGACCGTTTCCGACCATGGGCCGGTCACGTTGAACAGATTGGCGAACTGCGCAGTGCCCGGGCCGTTGAAGGTCGGGCCGGTCGCCAGCAGCGTCTGGCCAGCCGACACGCCGTTCGAGAAGTCGGCGTTGGTCGCGCTGTAGTACGAACGCATCTGCGCGGTGGTGCCGGCAATGGTATTCGACGTAAACGTGCTGAGCAGGCCGCTGCCGCTCATCGAGGTCAGACCGGTCTGCGTGATGTACAGATCGATCGTGGCGTTGGAGCCACCCTGGTTTTGGATGTTGACCGACTGGGTCAGCAGTTGCGGCATCGACAGCAGCGGCGAACCCGTCGCGCTGACGTTGTAGAAATAGCCGCCGGCGCTGGTGTTGTAGTTCGCGGTGCCCGCAACGGCCGTGTCGCAGGCAACTTGGTTGATGGCGCCGCCGTTGACGGACACGCCGATGCAGATGCTCGCGCTGGCGGCAGGCGCCAGGGCGATCGCGGCGACCGTCGCCGCCAAACTCAGAACAATACGCTTCATTGGTAGTCCCCTCTTCAAATCAGTTCAGTTGCGACGGGCCGCCCTCTACACGGGGCGAATCGCGTTTGATCCCATTAACACCCTATTAATCTTTCGCGCCGCGTCAATTGAACCGAAGTCCCACCGTGGGACAGCAAGCCGAGGATTTCCGCGGATTCCAAGTGATTCTAGAGGCTTGGAAAAATGCCGGTCTCGAAATTTATTTAGGTGATTTCGGTCGAGCGCTATGATGTTGTTAATACACGTTAAGATGATTGGATAATTGCGACATATGCTGCGGCGCAACAACGTCGCCGCAATTACTGCCCGCCGTTACTTCGCCAGTGATTGAACCTGCCCCAGGTTGATCGCGCCGACCGCGCTCTTGAGCACGTCGATGCTCGGTGCCGATCCTTCCGCCTCGACCGCGAAGCGGCTGGCGACCATTACGCTGTAGCTGCCCGATTTGGACTGGTTGTCCCAGCGTTCGCTGACCATGTTGCCGCCCTGCATCTCGGTCTTTTCGTAGCCGGTCGCGGTCTGCTTCGACGACGACGCGTTGACCGCACCGCCCAGCGTGGCGATGTTGCCCATCACGCCCATGTCGGTGACCGACAGGTCGAAGCTCTGGTCGCCGGCCTGGAACTGTGCCTTCGCGTTGCTGCCGTTGATCCCGCCGGCGCCGGCGCCCTGGCTCTCGACGCTGGTCCGGTTCCAGCCGGAGATCGACGCGGGCAGCAGGTTCTGCAGCGCGGCCGGATCGACCGCCTTGGCGCCCTCGCCCCCTGCGAGGCCCGCCTGCATCTTCTCGCCTGCGGCCTTCATGTTCGCCGCGGCCGCCTCCAGCTTGCCGGTGTCGATCGTCGTCCCGCCGACGGATATCGTACCGCCGGGCGTCGTAAGCCCGGCGCCCGGCGTCATCGCGAACATCGTGCCCGCGATCACACCCGCGACCGCAAGCGCCACGAAGTTGACGACGATGCCGATCAGCACCGCGACGACGACGAACACGGGTCGCTGGTCGTCCGGTACCTTCATCATCACGGGCACGCCGACCCAGAACAGGTACGCGCTGTAAAGACCCAGGATCGCCAACGGCGTAGTCGCCCAGGTCAGCTGGAAGATTCCGCACAGCCACGCCGCGGTGGCGGAGAATGCGACGAGCTTGAGCGCGGCGATTGGGTTCTTGGTCCCCTTGAAATTCGGCGCCAGCGCGTCGAGCACCATGCTCCACAACCACACGCCAAGCATCGTCAATCCGAGCGCGAGTGCGGCTTGGACGACCGACCCGATCAGCGGCACGCGGAAGCTGACGCCGAAGACGGTCAGCGGGAACAGCAGGTTGCGGACGATCATCGCGATCGGCCCGATTGCGGCGAGCGGCAATACCCACGTCATCATGACGCTGTTGAGCGTCATCGGCTCGGCCTCGATCGCCGGCCATTCGGTCTTGGGCGACATCATGATGCGCTTGATGCGCTCGATCATGTTGCTGGCGGCCGGTGGCATGCTGGGCGGCGGCGGCGGAGGCGGCGGTGGTGGCATCGCGCCCGGATTATCGTTCGGAAATTCGCTGGCCATGACTGCTCCCCTTCGCTGGCGGGGCGCGAAACCACCCCTTTCGCCGACCCATCTGCTCGCGTTTGCCGCGGAAAGATTGGACAGGCGCGACATATCGCATCTGTTGCGCGGGCGAAACCTGTCCCTACATCACGCCCATGAGCGATATCACATGGCACGGCACCACGATCCTTTCGGTGCGCAGGAACGGCAAGGTGATCGTCATCGGCGACGGCCAGGTCTCGGCCGGGCAGACCGTGATGAAACCCAATGCGAAGAAGGTACGGCGGCTGGGCGACGGCAGCGTGATCGGCGGGTTCGCCGGCGCGACCGCGGACGCCTTTACATTGTTCGAACGGCTCGAAGCCAAGCTGGAGCGCGCCAACGGCCAATTGATGCGTGCCGCGGTCGAGCTCGCCAAGGACTGGCGGACCGACAAGTATCTCCGCAATTTGGAGGCGATGATGATCGTCGCCGACAAGGAGGTGACCTTGATCCTGACCGGCAACGGCGACGTGCTCGAGCCGGAGAATGGCGTCGCGGCGATCGGATCGGGCGGGAACTATGCGCTCGCCGCGGCCCGCGCGCTGGTCGAGTACGAACAGGATGCCGAGACGATCTGCCGCAAGGCGATGGCGATCGCGGCGGAGGTCTGCGTGTACACTAACGACCGGCTGACCGTGGAAAGCCTCGACTCTACCACCTAATCCGTCACCCCAGCGGAAGCTGGGATCTGGCAGTTACAACAGTGTGCGCTTGCGGCACGCGATCCCAGCTTTCGCTGGGATGACGAAAGTAGATAAATGAACGACTCCCTCACTCCCAAAGCCATCGTCGCCGCTCTCGACGCGCATATCATCGGCCAGACCGATGCGAAGAAAGCGGTCGCGGTCGCCTTGCGCAATCGCTGGCGGCGGCAACGGCTCGGCGCCGATCTGCGCGACGAGGTGACGCCGAAGAACATCCTGATGATCGGCCCGACCGGATGCGGCAAGACCGAGATTTCGCGCCGCCTCGCGAAGCTCGCCGATGCGCCGTTCGTCAAGGTCGAGGCGACCAAGTTCACCGAGGTCGGCTATGTCGGCCGCGACGTCGAACAGATCGCGCGCGACCTGGTCGAGGAAGCGATCCGGCTGGAGAAGGAACGCCGCCGCAGCGCAGTAAAGGACAAGGCCGAGGAAGCGGCGATGAACCGCCTGCTCGACGCGCTGACGGGCAAGGATAGCAGCACCGCGACGCGCGAGGCGTTCAAGCAGCGGTTCCGCGACGGCGTGCTCGACGCGACCGAGATCGAAATCGAGCTCGAAGCCGCGCCGCAAATGCCGTTCGACATCCCTGGTGCCGGGCCGCAGATGATCAATCTCGGCGAGATGATGAAGGGCTTCGGCGGGCCACAGCTCAAGCGCCGCAAGCTGACCGTGCCGATGGCGTGGGATAAGCTGGTCGAGGAAGAGGCCGACAAGCGGCTCGACCAGGACGAAGTGTCGCGCCAGGCGCTCGCCGATGCCGAGGCGAACGGGATCGTCTTTCTCGACGAGATCGACAAGATTGCGGTCTCGGATGTGCGCGGTGGATCGGTCAGCCGCGAGGGCGTCCAGCGCGACCTGCTCCCGCTGATCGAGGGCACGACAGTCGCGACCAAATACGGACCGATGAAGACCGACCATATCCTGTTCATCGCGTCGGGCGCGTTCCATGTCGCCAAGCCATCCGACCTGCTGCCCGAACTCCAAGGGCGTCTCCCGATCCGCGTCGAGTTGAAGGGTCTGACCGAGGACGATTTCGTCGCGATCCTGTCCGACACCAAGGCGTCGCTGCCCGAACAATATAAGGCGCTGATCGGCACCGAGGGCGTGACGATTGACTTCACCGACGACGGCATCCGCGCGGTCGCGAAGATCGCTGCCGAGGTGAACGGCGCGGTCGAGAATATCGGCGCGCGGCGGTTGCAGACGGTGATGGAAAAGCTGCTGGAGGAAGTCAGCTTCGATGCGGAAGATCGCAGCGGTTCGTCGCTGACGATCGACGC
It contains:
- a CDS encoding holin family protein, translated to MAILDAIVGPIAGLLDKLIPDPKARDEAKLKLLELQGSQEMEATRTQISAIMAEAQSADPWTSRARPSFLYVMYALLLWAIPMGLIAAVQPQMAKDIASGMNAYLNGIPEPLYALFGTGYLGYTVARQWGKAKGIDK
- a CDS encoding PEPxxWA-CTERM sorting domain-containing protein → MKRIVLSLAATVAAIALAPAASASICIGVSVNGGAINQVACDTAVAGTANYNTSAGGYFYNVSATGSPLLSMPQLLTQSVNIQNQGGSNATIDLYITQTGLTSMSGSGLLSTFTSNTIAGTTAQMRSYYSATNADFSNGVSAGQTLLATGPTFNGPGTAQFANLFNVTGPWSETVRYTLAFTGGNGSNFNGTANLTAVPEPATWGLMLLGFGAMGGMLRTRRQTPRVRFA
- a CDS encoding Yip1 family protein, with protein sequence MASEFPNDNPGAMPPPPPPPPPPSMPPAASNMIERIKRIMMSPKTEWPAIEAEPMTLNSVMMTWVLPLAAIGPIAMIVRNLLFPLTVFGVSFRVPLIGSVVQAALALGLTMLGVWLWSMVLDALAPNFKGTKNPIAALKLVAFSATAAWLCGIFQLTWATTPLAILGLYSAYLFWVGVPVMMKVPDDQRPVFVVVAVLIGIVVNFVALAVAGVIAGTMFAMTPGAGLTTPGGTISVGGTTIDTGKLEAAAANMKAAGEKMQAGLAGGEGAKAVDPAALQNLLPASISGWNRTSVESQGAGAGGINGSNAKAQFQAGDQSFDLSVTDMGVMGNIATLGGAVNASSSKQTATGYEKTEMQGGNMVSERWDNQSKSGSYSVMVASRFAVEAEGSAPSIDVLKSAVGAINLGQVQSLAK
- the hslV gene encoding ATP-dependent protease subunit HslV, whose protein sequence is MSDITWHGTTILSVRRNGKVIVIGDGQVSAGQTVMKPNAKKVRRLGDGSVIGGFAGATADAFTLFERLEAKLERANGQLMRAAVELAKDWRTDKYLRNLEAMMIVADKEVTLILTGNGDVLEPENGVAAIGSGGNYALAAARALVEYEQDAETICRKAMAIAAEVCVYTNDRLTVESLDSTT
- the hslU gene encoding ATP-dependent protease ATPase subunit HslU translates to MNDSLTPKAIVAALDAHIIGQTDAKKAVAVALRNRWRRQRLGADLRDEVTPKNILMIGPTGCGKTEISRRLAKLADAPFVKVEATKFTEVGYVGRDVEQIARDLVEEAIRLEKERRRSAVKDKAEEAAMNRLLDALTGKDSSTATREAFKQRFRDGVLDATEIEIELEAAPQMPFDIPGAGPQMINLGEMMKGFGGPQLKRRKLTVPMAWDKLVEEEADKRLDQDEVSRQALADAEANGIVFLDEIDKIAVSDVRGGSVSREGVQRDLLPLIEGTTVATKYGPMKTDHILFIASGAFHVAKPSDLLPELQGRLPIRVELKGLTEDDFVAILSDTKASLPEQYKALIGTEGVTIDFTDDGIRAVAKIAAEVNGAVENIGARRLQTVMEKLLEEVSFDAEDRSGSSLTIDAAYVETQLASIARNTDLSRFVL